The Flammeovirga pectinis genomic interval TGTAGATTTAAAGAACTACTCTGCTGTATCTTTTGATCATACATTAAGAGGTGGTTTACCTTACAAAACCATTATCAATGACCTTATTAAAGGTTCAAATTTTGAGAATGGTAATAAAGAGTATATTTATACAGGTTTAGCAGACGGTAAAGTTGCTTCTTCTAAAGAATCTCAAGCTGGCCAAATGATTGCTGACTATAGTTATTCATACGATGAAGTTGATGGTACTATCTATGAACTTAACCATATGTATGCAGGTTTTACTGATAAATACACTTTTAAATATAACAAGGATAAGAAAGTTATTTCATACTCTAAAAATCAAGATGAGTATAAAGTTTCTTACTCTGGAAACGTTGTTAAAGTTGAACAAACAAAAGGTGCTGACAATGAAAAAGCTGAATTTACCTACTCTAATGGGTTAGTTGTAAAAGCTGACTTTAGAAACATTGGTGATGATGAAACTAGAACATTTACTTATAATAAAGATAAGAAACTAGAAAAATTTGTGATCAAGCAATTCTCTGGATCAAACATTTTTCTAAATGATGAATTCGTTTATAAATATTCTTCTGACAAAGTAGAAGTTACTTATACTGATGTTGCTAACGGTAAAAAACCTGTTACAAAAGAAGTAAAATAATTCAAATCACATTAGCTAGCTATTTGATTAAAATAGTAATTACTGTGTAAATATAAAGAGTACATAACTCTAGCTTCAAAACTAGAATTATGTACTCTTTTTATATTGCATAGTTTTTTCCACCAAAATACAAGAATAGAGTGAAGAGTGGAATTAGGAGCATTTTTTATCTTTTATTGATAAAACAGTTCTTCACTTTTAAACCAATCTCTTACATATACATTAGCACAATTAATAAAATTTTGCTCTGAATGGTAACTTAATGCTTTTCGATTTAATTCATTAAAAGTATACGTTAAAATGGTACATGAGCGACACCGCACAGGGTCTAGAATAATATCTATAGAATTTCGCTCCTCATTTGTAAAATACCAATCACCAATATCATTAAATGTATTTGCTCCATGTTCTATTTCAATCACAATATTGTTTGGTAAAAAAGCACGGTAAAGAGTTATATCATCATAGTTATTCTGAAAATCATCAAACCCATTATTACAATTATATTTCTGAATAGACCTTTCATATTTCCACCATACAATATCTTCTTCTTCAAAATATTCCAATAAATCTCCTTCAGGAAAACCCGTCAGAATCTCAAATCTTTGATCTCCAGGAACAAGAGAGGGCTCAATTTCTGTACATGATGTGAACAGGAGCAGACTTATTAAAAGTCTAAAAAGAAATTTGGTTTGCATTAGGTCTTTAGTTTTGCTTTCTATGAATAGTATTGTGTTTTAAATGTACTTATTATTATTAAAACAGGTAAGAGAATCAAGAATATTATTTCTAAATAAATTATTTTTACGCTACTATTTATCAATCATTTAAGTCATAACTCTAAAACTTATAAAATAGGTTATCTGAATTTCTTACTTTTGTAGCATTGGAAATAAAAAAATCTAATTTATCTCAAATTATACCTAAATGGAACAGATTAATAATAGAAATGATGTCAATAAAATGGTTCTTTCTTTTTATGCTAGAGTACGAAAAGATGAAGTTCTAGGATCTATTTTTAATACTGCAATTCCAGAAGAAAAATGGCCTGAACATCTAGACAAATTAACTGATTTCTGGTATTCAAATCTATTTGGTGTGAGAACATTTAGCGGTAACCCAGTACAAGCACATATCAAAACAGATAACATGATGAATAACACAATGGGACCTGAACATTTTGAAAGATGGTTAGCCCTTTGGTTCTCAACAATAGAATCGTTATTTGAAGGAGAGTTAGCAGAAAAAGCAAAGCAAGTAGCCTATAATATTGCTCAAAGACAATTGATGATTGTTCGTTCGGCACGATAAAAAAATCTGTAGAGATACTGCTTATAATTTGAAACTACAGAAAACATTGTCTTAAATAATTATCTTTCAATTATCATGGTATAATCTTATATAGGTGTATGTATTAGGCTGTTTTTTTTACTTAATTTTTGATTTAATTTTCAATCTTAAAAAATCATCTATAGAAGCAGATAACTGATAAATACACTACCTATCTACTTTTTTGACGATACATAAAAACACCGTATAGACACAAATTACTGCATCTATACGGTGTGAAAAATCAAAATTAAACGCCATATTTATCGTCTTTTCTGATTTATATTATCTAAAAATTACTTTTGCTGAGCAGCTACTTTATTTCTGAAGAAATACGAAATTGCTAAGAATATCAATCCTGCTACAGCTCCCCATTGTTCTCCATCACCTACATTAATATGGGCAAAAACTGCCAATAATAAGTTGTATACAAAACCGGCATACGCCCACTCTTGTAGTACTTTTGATTTAGTTTGCCATAATGCAATAACACCTAAAAACTTAGCAGTAGCCATAAAATAAATCAGTTCCGTTGGAAAGCCTAAAGCTTCAAAGGCTTTTACTACGTTTTCGTGGTCAAGTATATACATGCTTGCACCCATAACAATTAATAAAGATAAGAGTACTGTAGCAACTCTATAGATGATTAAATTCTTGTTTTTCATAATGAATAAATTAAAGTGTAATTTTAAAAACATGTAATTAGTTTACATGTAAAGTATTTGAGCTTAAAAAAAACATGAATTAATCATGCTTCTCTCTTAAACGATCTAGCATCTGACTAAAATGTCCTGCTTCTTCATCGCTTATATTTCCGAGGAAAGAAAATATTTCACTTTTTTCCTGTTCA includes:
- a CDS encoding DoxX family protein translates to MKNKNLIIYRVATVLLSLLIVMGASMYILDHENVVKAFEALGFPTELIYFMATAKFLGVIALWQTKSKVLQEWAYAGFVYNLLLAVFAHINVGDGEQWGAVAGLIFLAISYFFRNKVAAQQK
- a CDS encoding group III truncated hemoglobin, whose amino-acid sequence is MEQINNRNDVNKMVLSFYARVRKDEVLGSIFNTAIPEEKWPEHLDKLTDFWYSNLFGVRTFSGNPVQAHIKTDNMMNNTMGPEHFERWLALWFSTIESLFEGELAEKAKQVAYNIAQRQLMIVRSAR